The stretch of DNA CCTGATACTCACGAAGAAGGTTATAAATGGCTAACCCTTCGAACATATCGCCACCAGGTGAATTAATATTGACAGTGACATCAGCACCATTCATTGAACGTAATGCCCCGGCAATTCGTTTTGCAGTAACGCCATCCCCCCAATAATCGTGTCCAATAACATCAAAGACCGAGATAGTATTATCATTACTGTCTGCAGCGCGGATACCGCCGTTCCAACGCTCCAATGCTGATGGGGGTGGTTCACAGGAAATCCCCGCGCAGGGGTGACCCGCCGGAGCCGCCGGTAGTTGTTTTCTTGTCATGGGGTAAAGCTCCTACGCTGCTTGTTTTAGCGGAGATTGTTCAAGTGGAATGTCAGGGAACAAATAATTATGCAGTTTGGTAATGTTACTGACCTGAGCATCAAGATTATTCTGTTTCAGGTCTTCCAGTGGAGTCAGGTTAAGCTGGACTGTATAAATATCACCACCTGGTATTGGTGGCATATTCTCCAAACGGCGAACATCATTACGAGACATCCAACCATTTTGTAACGCGCTGGTATAATATGCAGAACGCCCTGCACTATCGGTTCGGAGTAATCCTTCAACAGAAAATTCAGCGAACAAATCATCATCATTACCCAGAAGACAATGTGCGATTTCTTGCTCTATATTTACCAAAAGCGGCCGCAATGTATGCGTAAGAAATTGCAGGTTCATACCTTCCAGACTTGATGCCCAGCTACTCTGTTTATTCGTATGCCCAACCATAAACGGGGGAACTCTAAACCAACGACAAATCTCTTCAATGCTAAACGATCGGCTTTCGAGTAATTGCGCGGCTTCAGGATTCATTGTCACATTTTGATAAGTAAGCTCATTCTCCAGCACCATCAATTTCCCAGCATTTTTGGAACCAATAAATGACTGAAGATTCTTACGTAATCGTTCGCGCTGTTCTTTATTTAAAGCCGTTTTAGAGGATAAAAAACCAGTACTTTGTAAACCGTTTTCGAAAATTTTTGCTGCAGCTTCATCAACAGACATAGCTGCACCAATCACATCAATACCTGCCATGGTTGGAATCATTCCGCAAACTCCATCCATACCAAACCCACGAATATGCATAATGCGATCTAATGGAACAATTCGTTCTTGACCATTCTCAGTATATGTATATTGCAGCCTCCCATTATCGAGGCGCTTCACCACCATATTCTGTGGGAGTAATGGAACCAGCGAAACCAGTTTTTTGCCGATATAGAACCGCTCGACATAAGCATTACCACGTAAACATATACTGGCCACCAACATCAGCATGAAGCGTGATGGAGTCATTTCAGGGTTTGGCCTTCGGCATAAAACTTGATATACAGAATTACCATGAGCCAGCTTTCTTGAACCGTCAGACTGACGTTCATATATCTTCAGCGGTAGAGTAGAAACGGATTCGCTAAGTAATCGAACACAAGCCCATACTGCTGACAATTTCATTGCTTTGTCAGCGGTTACCACCTTTCCGCTACTGCTGGTACCAAACCATTCTTGCCAAAACTCACCAGTAGCCAGGCTGATTGGCACCCCTAACCAATTTAAAAGGGCGCTTTTTACTCGCCCAGGTTGTTTATTCTTAGCCATCAAACACCCACTATAATTGGATCGTCAAAGAAACCATCAAGGTCACCATCATCAGGTTCATATCCTTCAGCGGCACCAATTGCCATGGCTGATGCCACAATGCCATCAATACGCCCGGTACTTTTCTTCTTGGCAAATATCCTGTTTTCTTTTTGGTCTGCCTCAGTTACTGCTGAAGCGGCATTCCAGCGCAGGCAGGGGTTGGTCTTAATAATGATTTCTTCATCATCCAATAACCCCTCAAACAGTTCGATAGAATGAGGCATCCATAAGCCAGATTCCTGAGCCTTATAGAATCCCTGACCATGCTGAATTAATGGTACAGATACCGCAGCCTCCTCCAATTCAGGTTCAAGATACTTAATGCGATACTGGTCAAAAGCAACGGCCACAATAAAGTAGAATAGAGATAATTCAGCCAGGCGTTCAGCAACAAAGCCATATTTCACAGCTTTGCCTGGGGTGGTGTGGATATATCCAGAGCGCTCCCATACATCATAAGGAACCCGATCCGTTTTTGCCCTTTCTAACAACGTATCTTTTGGAGTCCAGAACTCCACCAATAGCTTTTTATGCTTTGGAAAATACAGAGCTAATGCAGTGAGATCCCGAGTGCCTGATAAATCCAGCCCGGCAAAACACTCTTCACCTCTAAGTTCTTCAAGATCAAAGTCATCCTCACGATCCATCCATACATCACTACCGATCCAAGGGTTATCAGCATCTACCCACTGACAGAAATTTAGCCGCCTGACAATGCTCTCTTTTGATGGCATTCCTCTGGCCTGCGTTACCTGTTCACGTAAATACTTATCCGTAAACGTGGCGCCCATAGAAGGGTTAGCTTTTCCCCAACATGATTCATCTTTAAAAGGATCGTCTCCTTCATCCAAAGAACAGATAAAAGCGAAGAAACTATCATCCTCTGCAGTTCCTTCAGCTATCTTGCGACCATATTCATGGTAGTCATAACAAACCGATGTTTTGTCATGACCGCTATTTGTGATCATGAAAATTAATGCCTGACGCCGACCTTTAGTACCGGCGCGCATCATTTCAACAACCTGGTTAGTTTTATGCTCATGCACTTCATCAATAAGTGCACAATGTGGGCGAGGTCCTGATTGCCCATCATCAGAACTGATAGGTTTAAAAAATGAACCGGTTTGCAAAAAGGCCAGATTCCAGACATTCAGACCAGTGCCGGATTTATTCAGTCTTTGTGACAACGCCGGAGATTGATCAACCATTGCCACGGCATCACGAAACAGAATCATTGCCTGATCTTTTTTTGTCGCCGCCGCATAAATTTCAGCCCTGGGCTCTTTATCCGCTACCAGGCAATACAGTCCAATACCACCAGCTAATGGAGATTTTCCCGAGCCTTTGCCTGATTCGATGTAGACCATTCTAAACCGGCGGGTACCATCAGGCGCTTTCCAACCAAAGATCGAGCCAACAATAAAACATTGCCATGGCAGTAAATTGAAAGGTTTTCCTTCATGTTCACCACCATTCAATTTCAGCACTTTCGAAAAGAAATCAATAGCTCGCTGTGCTGCACCCACATCCCAGCAAAGTCCACGTTTCGGCCCATTATCCAGATCATTTAAATGGCGGCGGCAAGCATTACGGATATCAGGACCGGCCAATGTTTTCCCGCTGGTCACATCCATAGCATATTGAGTTGCAGGATCAACCGAAGAACGCGTTGAGCGGGTCTTCCTCTTCTTCTCCACCATTTACATTTACCTTAGATCTAGCGGCCGGTGTTAAACCAAACTCAACTAAATAACTTTTAAACCGCCGATCTGCATCTGCCAACATAGCTACTGCCGGATTCGCTTTAATTAGAAAATCCCCTAGTTGAGTTTTGGTTGTATAAGTCCGACCTTCTACCGCTATCGTATCCCGTAGCTGAAGGATATCAGCGTAAATATCACAAAGGCGTTCCAGAGCAAAAATATCAGCAACAGTAAGAACACCCATCCCATCTAACAAAACTGTTAAACGACCCCAGGCTGTTTTCCCCCAGTCGGTAAGATGTGCCGGAGGACTTGGTATTTCTCTTGCTGGTTTCGGCTCTTTGTCGTTAAGTTTCCGCTTACCCGGGTTGCCCGTGACCAGTTTCAAGTGGGTCGGTTTGGGCCTCCGTCCTGCCATAAAACCTCCCTAAAAAATCTTTTCATTTCGCGGTTGTGCACAAAAAGGAGGGTGGGCGGTCTAGGAAAGCTAAGTTCCTGAACTTTTTCCCCTCCCCCTCCTTATTTGAGAATCATTCTCATTTATGCCAATGTGAATTTAGATCAAGCGGTAAACCGTCAACAGAGCACCCTATTGCCTTACCACTCTTCTCCATCCTCTGTTTTGTTGAGTCATGATGTTGCTTACATAAGCCTTGCCAGTTCTTTCTGCTCCAAAATAGACGCTGTGCAACCTTCATTTCGTCTTCTGTGGTAGCTTCTTTCATTCTGTGTGGAATGATATGGTCAACAACGGTTGCTGGTTCATATCTACCCATATCCAAACACATCACACATAGAGGATTATCACGCAGATATACCAATCTGGCCTGCTGCCACTTGCTACCATACGGCTTTGCTGTTTTCATCACTATTAGCTGGCTATTCCCACAATATATGCCGACTGACTATAGGTTCTTGCCCAGATAGAGAGCGGCGGAGTGATTGTAAAATCAGAACGCAATTGACACGGAGCATTGTCAGCTGGCATTGATGAGGATTCGGTTATTTCTACTGCCCCATATTTAACCTGAATATTTATAGTTTCTGTACCAGTAGATAGCCGCATCCAGCCATCAGAAGGCGTTAACGTCCAATCTTTCATTGCCATACTTACCTACGCTAATATGTAATCTGGAGTGGTTGGGCTAACGATGTACTCTTTTGCTGCTTCAGGTACATCACCGCGAATAACATCAATGAAAAAACCGACCTTTTTGGTCGGCTCTTTGATAGTGTTTCCTTTTTCGTCATACTCTCCATCGTCATTATAAAGAGTCCCACGAACCGCTATTTCTATTCGTAGCGTTGGTTGAGTCCAGTTACCGGCGGTAAACCATTCCGGACAACATTTGATTGCAGTACGCTCATCTGGAAATCGTAAATATCTCATCATGTGATGTACTCAATTGTTGGGATATAACGAACTCCCCAATCTTTCTTGGCCCACGGAAGCGGAAACCATGCATCTCTATTTGCTGGGTATTCATCATACTCGCCACTGGTATACCAAACCCGTATACCCCTTGCCCCTTGCATTTCAACAAGCAGAAATGAAGCACCGCGAGTTGCTTCAGTTCCGGTAGTTAGAATCGTTGATGTTGCTGTATCACCGTATTCGTATTGCCAGCCCCAGGGCCATGTCATTGTGTTCGCGATTGATGGTCCGTCACTGTAAACTGACATTGTTCCCGAAAATGAAGTTGTTTTCGGAGTTGTCTTTTTAGTAACCCAGCGTTCCCATACGTTTAGGTTATTAATGTAATCATAGTCCGGCGTTGTAATACGCTCGATAAACGCACGGGAAATAACAGGAACGATAGAAAAACCACTTGCCACGGCGTTTACATCTAATGGGTCATATGTTCGGCAATATAAGCCACTACCGACATTGGTGTTGTAATATTTAGCACCCAGAGGCATGACCGTGCCTGCTGGTGTAGTAACAGGCGAATCAACACTAGTGCAGTAGTTTCCGACCATCGGAGTCACAATTGTCGTATTGTTTTTAACCAAATTGGTGCGTTGCGGTTCTGGTTCATGCCGTCCGACCGCAACACCGTTGACATACTCAACGGGGCATTCGTCAGGGCCAGCGAAATAAATAAGACCATCTTGTCCGTATACCGCATGAGAGCTCGCGCATTGATAACGTATCCGTGGATCGGGTGCTTCAGTCGTCATGTCGATGGGTGAGTAATCTGGCTTCACCTTCCCACCGCCCAAAATCACCGCGCCGGGAACTATTAAACCGCTTCCAATCTGCCCATTACCCAGCACAATAGTATTTGGCGGAATCAACATACCAATATTCTCCGGACACAAAAAAACCAGCACTTGGCTGGTTAAATTTAATATTTGCGCGATGTATCGAAGTATTTAATCCATCATTTGTCTGAAAGACTATTTCAATGAACATCATTAATAAAAAAGAGCCCCAATTAAGGGGCTACCAAAATGGTATAGGCAAGGTATTCATAAGCATTAGACTTAATGCACTATGCACCTTAAGCGTAGTTGGCATTCAGTGAAGAACAAGGTGAGCTTACATTTGCTAATAAGTTTAATTCTAAAGTCGTAGTGCCGTTCCGACATCTGGAACTATAGTAAATAAAGCTGGGTGGAGAGGCTTAATACAATACCCGCAAGGGAAATATGCCCGGAGTTTTCATATAGGACTCTAGTTGACACCCGGCAACCTATCAGCAATAGATGATTATTTAATCACTCTATGACATAATCAAAGCATAACGTAAAATCATATATGTTTAATTCCTTTTTTCCCCTCTTCGTGAGGGGATTTTTTATGAGCAAATGTAAGCTCACCTTGTTCTTCATTGAATACCAACTACCCTTAGATAGCATGTTACCTACCTGTACATGCCTTTAGAACCGCCTTGCTTTAAACCATCTTGGTAGCCCCTTCTCGGGGCTTTTTTAACAGTACAATCCTTCTCTATTACTTCAGGGGTGTTATGAAACTGACTATTAGCCAGATATCAAAAAGTAATAAGCCATTAAATAACCCTAAAGTCATCTTTGTTCGAGCTAATTCCCCTGATTCGCCTAACCTGATTTATCTTATTGCAATGACCAACTGCAATCCCTCAGTAGAAGATACTCTTGAGTTGCCTGATGAGTTTGAACTAGAAAGACCGACAAAAAAGAAAGCTAAACTTAATGGTATTCCAGTTCGACTAACTACAGTGGTTGAGACTGGTAATGAATCAAAGATTATTGGCGCTGAAATACTTCATTTAGAACTATGAATAAAATCCATTGTGAAAGAGATTGAAATGAAAAAACCCCAGCAGATGCTGGGGCTAATAATTATTCGCATTTTAATATCAAGATATCCTTACCGATGAATGACGAATAACCCCCTACAATGCGGGCAACATAACACAAGCTCCTGAGAAATTTTCAGCGTCGATTGCTTTGAATTTTCCTTACATAAAGGGCACTCTACTGTAGAAGTACGTTCCTTCATCTTCTGCATCATTTCATGAAGATAAGACATAATATTCTACCTCTTTGGCGAATGAGCCTTATTGTATCACACTCTCACTTTTGATAGTTTTTTATACAATGAATGAACTATCATATTGTGCTATATTTGGTGCCCTATTCAGGAGTATCAAATGAAATCATCAGAAACTTTAGCCTGGTATCCATCTCAATTACCCTCAGTCAAACTAATACTCGGGACTGCTATCATTGCAGTCGTAAAGCAAGGCCGTCCAATCAACACCAGAACTCTGATTGAATATTTATATGTTGTTCAGGCCGCAAAAAAAATGAAGCTCAACGACAGGATTGCTATGCAAACTGCAATCGCTGTTTTAAAGGATAATCAGAATGCACATGGGCACATATAAATAAAAAAACCAAAACTCGTTATTTGGATTTTTTTACTAAAAAACAAAACAAATAAAATAAAAAAGTTGCATAAATCGCAAATAGGTAGAGTATATAACTATTAATGCAATCCTAATTCTTGCATTAATGTATAACCCTTTAGAACTATTTCCCCCATAAACTATTGGGGGCTCTTTTTAATCATCATTACACATTCCCACTCAATTTCCACGCATCTAACTAAATCAAAACACTTAAAATTATCAGGAGATTATTATGAAGATATTCAATAAATATATAGGGACCTCTTTAATGGCTCTTGTACTAGTTACAATGCTCGGTTGTGCACCAACAGCAAAACATGAAGGTACTGGTGAATATTTCGATGACACAGTGATTACAACAAAAGTAAAGGCCGCTATCTTCAATGAACCATCGTTAAAATCATCTGAAATTAATGTTGAAACTTTTAAAGGAAATGTACAACTAAGCGGTTTCGTTAATTCCAAAAATGATATTTACAAGGCAATTGATATTACATCTAAAATTAGTGGTGTTAAGACGATTAAAGATGACATGCAAATGAAATAATTGTCCTAATGGCAAAGAGGTGAGATTAGCTCCCTTACCTCTACGCCTGTGTTGGAAGCCGTCATACTATCGTTATATGAAGCCCCTGTAATTGATAGGTAAAGCCTTAACCATTAATAGGTAGACATTAATGTATAGCTTGCTATGATTTTATATGAACACATATTACAAATTCCACATTTCCTTTTCCTTTCCCCTCTTTGCGAGGGGATTTTTTATTTTCCGCAGAGTAAAAGCTGTTGTAAAAGTGGCTGAAATGAAAAA from Limnobaculum xujianqingii encodes:
- a CDS encoding phage portal protein, with product MAKNKQPGRVKSALLNWLGVPISLATGEFWQEWFGTSSSGKVVTADKAMKLSAVWACVRLLSESVSTLPLKIYERQSDGSRKLAHGNSVYQVLCRRPNPEMTPSRFMLMLVASICLRGNAYVERFYIGKKLVSLVPLLPQNMVVKRLDNGRLQYTYTENGQERIVPLDRIMHIRGFGMDGVCGMIPTMAGIDVIGAAMSVDEAAAKIFENGLQSTGFLSSKTALNKEQRERLRKNLQSFIGSKNAGKLMVLENELTYQNVTMNPEAAQLLESRSFSIEEICRWFRVPPFMVGHTNKQSSWASSLEGMNLQFLTHTLRPLLVNIEQEIAHCLLGNDDDLFAEFSVEGLLRTDSAGRSAYYTSALQNGWMSRNDVRRLENMPPIPGGDIYTVQLNLTPLEDLKQNNLDAQVSNITKLHNYLFPDIPLEQSPLKQAA
- a CDS encoding terminase large subunit yields the protein MVEKKRKTRSTRSSVDPATQYAMDVTSGKTLAGPDIRNACRRHLNDLDNGPKRGLCWDVGAAQRAIDFFSKVLKLNGGEHEGKPFNLLPWQCFIVGSIFGWKAPDGTRRFRMVYIESGKGSGKSPLAGGIGLYCLVADKEPRAEIYAAATKKDQAMILFRDAVAMVDQSPALSQRLNKSGTGLNVWNLAFLQTGSFFKPISSDDGQSGPRPHCALIDEVHEHKTNQVVEMMRAGTKGRRQALIFMITNSGHDKTSVCYDYHEYGRKIAEGTAEDDSFFAFICSLDEGDDPFKDESCWGKANPSMGATFTDKYLREQVTQARGMPSKESIVRRLNFCQWVDADNPWIGSDVWMDREDDFDLEELRGEECFAGLDLSGTRDLTALALYFPKHKKLLVEFWTPKDTLLERAKTDRVPYDVWERSGYIHTTPGKAVKYGFVAERLAELSLFYFIVAVAFDQYRIKYLEPELEEAAVSVPLIQHGQGFYKAQESGLWMPHSIELFEGLLDDEEIIIKTNPCLRWNAASAVTEADQKENRIFAKKKSTGRIDGIVASAMAIGAAEGYEPDDGDLDGFFDDPIIVGV
- a CDS encoding phage terminase small subunit P27 family, which translates into the protein MAGRRPKPTHLKLVTGNPGKRKLNDKEPKPAREIPSPPAHLTDWGKTAWGRLTVLLDGMGVLTVADIFALERLCDIYADILQLRDTIAVEGRTYTTKTQLGDFLIKANPAVAMLADADRRFKSYLVEFGLTPAARSKVNVNGGEEEEDPLNAFFG
- a CDS encoding HNH endonuclease — encoded protein: MKTAKPYGSKWQQARLVYLRDNPLCVMCLDMGRYEPATVVDHIIPHRMKEATTEDEMKVAQRLFWSRKNWQGLCKQHHDSTKQRMEKSGKAIGCSVDGLPLDLNSHWHK
- a CDS encoding YnfU family zinc-binding protein translates to MSYLHEMMQKMKERTSTVECPLCKENSKQSTLKISQELVLCCPHCRGLFVIHR
- a CDS encoding BON domain-containing protein, with protein sequence MKIFNKYIGTSLMALVLVTMLGCAPTAKHEGTGEYFDDTVITTKVKAAIFNEPSLKSSEINVETFKGNVQLSGFVNSKNDIYKAIDITSKISGVKTIKDDMQMK